One Vanessa cardui chromosome 4, ilVanCard2.1, whole genome shotgun sequence genomic window carries:
- the LOC124544070 gene encoding succinate dehydrogenase assembly factor 2-A, mitochondrial-like, which yields MLRGRSVINAIRKLQAFTLSSDTTQHVDTTYMEIPVYDVEKPQTLEKRKARLHYQSRKRGMLENDLLLSTFAKKHLDGFTENQTMMYDRLINSPSNDWDIFYWIIEKKPTPKEFDNEVMDLLKKHAKNENRNALSQPPLY from the exons ATGTTGCGCGGTCGATca GTTATTAACGCTATTCGTAAATTACAAGCTTTTACACTTTCAAGCGATACCACACAACATGTAGACACGACTTACATGGAAATTCCTGTTTATGATGTTGAAAAACCACAAACATTAGAAAAAAGGAAGGCCAG aCTTCACTACCAGTCACGTAAAAGAGGAATGTTGGAGAATGATCTTCTTCTGAGTACTTTTGCTAAAAAGCATTTGGATGGATTTACAGAGAACCAAACGATGATGTATGATCGTCTCATCAATTCTCCCAGCAATGATTGGGATATATTTTACTGGATCATTGAAAAGAAGCCAACACCAAAAGAGTTTGATAATGAAGTCATGGATCTTCTAAAGAAACATGCAAAGAACGAAAATAGAAATGCTCTTTCACAACCAcctctttattaa